The genomic region GTTGCAGCACATGTTTCCGCAAGGCCTCTACGTGAAGTCGGCCGGCGCCAAGAAGGGCGATCTCGATCCCTTCGCGGTCGCCGTGATGGGCGAGCTCGGCCAGGACATCTCGGGCCACAAGCCGCAGACCTTCGAGGAGCTGGAGGATTGGGAGGGACTGAATTTCGACCTCATCATCACGCTCTCGCCCGAGGCGCATCACAAGGCGCTGGAGCTGACGCGAACGCTGGCGGCCGAGGTCGAATACTGGCCGACGCAGGATCCCACCACCATCGAAGGCAGCCGCGACCAGAAG from Bradyrhizobium sp. CB1015 harbors:
- a CDS encoding low molecular weight phosphatase family protein, giving the protein MAAPPRARDPQSVLFACAMNSVRSPMAESLLQHMFPQGLYVKSAGAKKGDLDPFAVAVMGELGQDISGHKPQTFEELEDWEGLNFDLIITLSPEAHHKALELTRTLAAEVEYWPTQDPTTIEGSRDQKLAAYREVCDQLLMRIRRRFAKAGAASG